In one Alnus glutinosa chromosome 12, dhAlnGlut1.1, whole genome shotgun sequence genomic region, the following are encoded:
- the LOC133851709 gene encoding RING-H2 finger protein ATL64-like → MEYNASFALNGKIMLCSVTILFFLVLIIVCFHSLRCCLHCHHRRNSHRRRHARHLFHHPITPNATTTTTDQGLDPFVLKALSTFTYSSKTHDSPPECAVCLSEFEDGEQGRALHKCGHTFHVDCIDTWFQSHSKCPLCRAPVQADISAETENQPAGSWTDPSQRKAPEMGCSSFQQPVSLGFSDGHRKPILELVGVVVEAPRLRGLDEFGLASPGGHGFKSSGNRVLSMKRIWSI, encoded by the coding sequence atGGAGTATAATGCAAGCTTTGCTCTCAACGGGAAGATTATGCTATGCTCGGTGAccattctcttctttttggtaCTTATCATAGTGTGCTTCCATAGCTTGCGGTGCTGCCTCCACTGCCACCACCGCCGTAATAGCCATCGCCGCCGTCATGCTCGCCACCTATTCCATCACCCCATTACCCCCAACGCCACCACCACTACTACTGATCAAGGCCTCGACCCCTTCGTCCTCAAAGCCCTATCTACCTTCACTTACTCCTCCAAAACCCACGACTCTCCGCCAGAATGCGCCGTGTGCTTATCCGAGTTCGAAGACGGCGAGCAAGGCAGAGCCTTGCACAAATGTGGACATACTTTTCACGTCGACTGCATTGATACGTGGTTCCAGTCTCACTCTAAGTGCCCACTCTGTAGAGCTCCTGTTCAGGCCGATATTTCGGCCGAAACGGAGAATCAGCCGGCCGGTTCATGGACAGACCCGAGCCAGAGGAAAGCGCCTGAAATGGGTTGCTCGAGTTTTCAGCAGCCGGTGAGTTTGGGGTTCTCGGATGGCCATAGAAAACCAATATTGGAGCTGGTGGGCGTAGTTGTGGAGGCGCCTAGGTTGAGAGGGTTGGATGAGTTTGGTTTGGCTTCACCCGGGGGACACGGGTTCAAGTCTTCGGGTAATCGGGTCCTGTCTATGAAGAGGATTTGGAGCATATAA